The following are encoded together in the Bacteroidales bacterium genome:
- a CDS encoding PKD domain-containing protein — protein sequence MKKTFSFTGVIFFLLVLTQIISCKKDEKDPDVIASFTSQVDAVDFKKVAFTNQSQNFSALLWDFGDNATSSETNPVHTYADLGDYTVTLTATSLNGSVTDDHSDVISILDPNAELTKLVGEGNDGKVWKLIRSGATGRYPLQVFQYNPDDPPNPVTSWWGMGLGNDELANRPCILNDEWVFFRDYTFTYDAHGDFWREQDIFDPAGPCQDIADGMINKNGEDCSAWGNGTHQFELVAGSNAKIKAIGTGAYIGYFKLATDNESLELTPMVQDEVDYDLFKLTDAAAGTDTLIVQGYYKDKPADAAYQGIWRFVLVHYDNPADEPPIPTNNPTPNFSFTTNGLTLTFTNNSQYCDSYLWDFGDGETSTAENPVHTYTNDGFYNISLSGTNSNGTATFVDAVFLSVNSPALTADLLQGAAWRDVVGAKTIFVGGALGSSAWWSVPKDFLTGGGTGGDDWSCMADDEYIFSAGVYTYAGNGLIRNDGYFGSPNGCWDEGTLTGNGLYFASGEHTYTFTPADGTNRAIIELTNGTDRAAFIGFYKGYYGGENTDGANAPNGGNLTNRYEVMGYAVGITKEYLFVSVDISAGHDGSAAWSVILER from the coding sequence ATGAAAAAGACGTTTAGTTTTACGGGGGTAATTTTTTTCCTCCTGGTGCTTACACAAATCATTTCCTGTAAAAAGGATGAAAAGGATCCGGATGTAATTGCGAGTTTTACATCCCAGGTTGATGCTGTAGATTTTAAAAAGGTGGCTTTTACCAATCAGTCCCAGAATTTTTCAGCTTTGTTATGGGATTTTGGTGATAATGCAACTTCCAGTGAAACCAATCCTGTTCACACCTATGCAGACCTTGGAGATTATACTGTCACCCTGACGGCTACCTCTCTTAACGGTTCAGTAACCGATGATCATTCAGACGTCATATCGATTCTTGATCCGAATGCAGAACTGACCAAACTGGTGGGTGAAGGCAATGACGGAAAGGTATGGAAACTTATCCGGTCCGGTGCCACCGGCCGCTATCCGTTACAGGTCTTCCAATATAATCCGGATGATCCGCCAAATCCTGTAACGAGTTGGTGGGGAATGGGCCTTGGCAATGATGAACTTGCCAATCGTCCCTGTATACTGAATGACGAATGGGTATTCTTCCGCGACTATACTTTTACCTATGATGCACATGGTGACTTCTGGAGAGAACAAGACATTTTTGACCCGGCTGGTCCTTGCCAGGACATTGCTGATGGCATGATTAATAAAAATGGTGAAGATTGTTCAGCCTGGGGCAACGGGACCCATCAGTTTGAACTGGTTGCCGGAAGTAATGCCAAAATAAAGGCTATCGGCACTGGAGCCTATATTGGCTATTTTAAATTAGCTACGGATAATGAATCCCTGGAACTTACCCCAATGGTACAGGACGAGGTGGATTATGACCTGTTTAAACTGACTGACGCTGCAGCGGGTACTGATACGTTGATCGTTCAGGGTTATTATAAAGATAAACCTGCAGATGCAGCTTATCAAGGCATTTGGAGATTTGTCCTGGTTCATTATGACAACCCGGCTGACGAACCCCCAATTCCGACAAATAATCCTACACCCAATTTTAGTTTTACTACTAATGGCCTGACCTTAACATTCACAAACAATTCACAATACTGCGATTCTTACTTGTGGGATTTCGGTGACGGTGAAACATCTACTGCAGAAAATCCTGTACATACTTATACCAATGATGGTTTTTATAACATCAGCCTCTCCGGCACGAACTCTAACGGTACTGCCACCTTTGTTGATGCTGTGTTCCTGAGTGTTAACTCTCCAGCCCTGACAGCAGATTTATTACAAGGAGCAGCCTGGAGAGATGTTGTTGGTGCAAAGACAATATTTGTTGGCGGGGCCCTTGGCAGCAGTGCCTGGTGGTCAGTGCCAAAGGATTTCCTGACCGGAGGTGGTACCGGTGGAGATGACTGGTCATGTATGGCCGATGATGAGTATATTTTCAGCGCTGGAGTTTATACTTATGCCGGAAATGGATTAATTCGTAATGACGGCTATTTCGGAAGCCCGAACGGTTGCTGGGATGAAGGTACATTGACCGGCAATGGCCTTTATTTCGCCTCAGGTGAACATACCTATACTTTCACTCCTGCTGATGGAACCAACAGGGCGATCATTGAACTGACCAACGGTACAGACAGGGCTGCCTTTATCGGATTCTACAAAGGATACTATGGTGGTGAAAATACTGACGGCGCCAACGCGCCCAACGGTGGAAACCTTACCAACAGGTATGAGGTTATGGGCTATGCTGTAGGTATAACCAAAGAATACCTATTTGTTTCGGTTGACATTTCTGCTGGACATGACGGAAGTGCTGCCTGGTCTGTTATATTGGAGCGCTGA
- a CDS encoding DEAD/DEAH box helicase, whose amino-acid sequence MPFQSLNIIEPILRSLEEEGYTTPTPIQVQAIPIVLQGTDLLGCAQTGTGKTAAFAVPILQLLYATKTFDRKRKIRSLIITPTRELAIQIAESFKAYGRHTGLTCTVVFGGVNQNPQTDALQRGVDILVATPGRLLDLMNQGFITLKDVEFFVLDEADRMLDMGFIHDVKKIIAFLPHKRQSLFFSATMPPEIVKLAGTILHNPVKVEVTPSATTVETTRQFVFFVDKGNKNALLVDVLQDKNIKTALVFTRTKHGADKVVRILEKNKISAEAIHGNKAQNARQRALANFKAQTTRVLVATDIAARGIDVDDLEFVINFEIPNISETYVHRIGRTGRAGAKGTSLSFCDAEEKPWLKDIEKLIGKKIPVIDDHPFPLMDHNPVKAPKQQPRQRVNYARQDGPVKTATARRWGR is encoded by the coding sequence ATGCCATTTCAATCATTGAATATTATAGAACCTATTCTCAGATCATTAGAAGAAGAAGGTTACACCACCCCCACACCTATACAGGTGCAAGCCATCCCCATCGTTTTACAGGGAACCGACCTGCTGGGCTGTGCACAAACCGGAACAGGAAAGACGGCAGCTTTTGCCGTGCCGATTCTCCAGTTGCTATACGCAACTAAAACATTTGACAGAAAAAGAAAGATCAGGAGCCTGATCATAACCCCAACAAGGGAACTAGCCATCCAGATCGCGGAAAGCTTTAAGGCTTACGGCCGTCATACCGGCTTAACCTGCACGGTCGTCTTTGGCGGGGTGAATCAAAATCCCCAGACTGATGCATTACAAAGAGGGGTGGACATACTGGTGGCCACGCCCGGCAGGCTGCTCGACCTGATGAACCAGGGATTCATCACCCTGAAGGATGTCGAATTTTTCGTGCTGGATGAAGCCGACCGCATGCTTGACATGGGTTTTATCCACGATGTGAAAAAGATCATCGCCTTCCTTCCTCATAAACGGCAATCGCTGTTTTTCTCGGCTACCATGCCGCCTGAAATAGTCAAACTGGCCGGCACCATCCTGCATAATCCTGTAAAGGTGGAAGTCACCCCCAGTGCAACCACCGTTGAAACCACCAGGCAATTTGTTTTCTTTGTTGATAAAGGAAATAAAAATGCGCTGCTGGTGGACGTATTGCAGGATAAAAACATAAAAACTGCACTTGTCTTCACCCGCACCAAACATGGTGCCGATAAGGTAGTTAGAATCCTGGAAAAAAATAAGATCAGTGCCGAAGCCATCCACGGGAACAAGGCGCAAAATGCCCGCCAGCGGGCATTGGCTAATTTTAAGGCCCAAACTACCCGGGTTCTGGTGGCCACGGATATTGCAGCACGCGGCATTGATGTCGACGATCTTGAATTTGTCATCAATTTTGAAATACCCAACATCTCTGAAACATATGTGCACCGCATAGGTCGCACAGGAAGGGCTGGCGCGAAAGGGACTTCCCTTTCATTTTGCGATGCGGAAGAAAAACCCTGGCTGAAAGACATCGAAAAACTGATCGGCAAGAAAATACCGGTCATTGATGACCATCCCTTTCCATTGATGGACCATAATCCCGTCAAAGCCCCGAAACAGCAGCCCCGGCAGCGCGTGAACTATGCCAGGCAGGACGGTCCTGTAAAAACGGCTACGGCCAGGAGATGGGGACGATAG
- a CDS encoding T9SS type A sorting domain-containing protein: MKKAYFILILLFFRFTNIEAQITFEKTYDFWHNSSITGVYPQADGYILCGRGYEIPGPNDVDYFNFIIRTDIYGDTIFTKTYKRANETSWDQPFLVPDDDTAFYLAYNSYSDPYLQKINLDGDTLWTKSLPTTSLIDYIRISDGNLIFISYIDGGFQISKTDLEGGLIWTNLVNATDTIYVSNKDVFAIDTIFTWPSSITSVIEVPNGDYKVSVNYSDGFGEHHVSQFLFTVDSIGKYLGKKKVFSPMPWPLIHKMKNCEEDIIVIGSNDYQRFYISRLKSSGDTIWTRHYLNGSNPGYFNTITRSSDGNYVMAGMLGDLVNSYIGLFAFTPQGDYLWHRFYASGDSPLAVDIASCDDGGFAAGGYVGGFNVPQAYFIKTDANGHISGPGIFENNATDKLKLYPNPASGLVYLETDPDYQSIEIFDPSGRSVFKRNLSGQKENVETLDLNGFLQGVYLVRVYSTGAVCTEKLVIFGRP, from the coding sequence ATGAAAAAGGCTTATTTTATCCTCATTCTGCTGTTCTTCAGGTTTACTAACATAGAAGCCCAGATAACCTTCGAAAAGACCTATGATTTCTGGCATAATTCATCCATAACCGGCGTTTATCCTCAGGCTGACGGATACATTTTATGCGGAAGAGGTTATGAAATCCCGGGTCCTAATGATGTCGATTATTTTAATTTCATTATCAGAACGGATATTTATGGGGATACAATTTTTACAAAAACCTATAAAAGGGCTAACGAGACATCCTGGGACCAACCTTTCCTCGTGCCTGATGATGATACTGCATTTTACCTTGCATATAACTCCTATTCAGATCCCTATCTTCAAAAAATAAATTTAGATGGGGATACTTTATGGACTAAATCATTACCGACTACTAGCCTGATAGATTATATCCGGATCTCCGATGGTAACTTGATATTTATTTCCTATATTGATGGTGGGTTTCAAATTTCTAAAACTGATCTTGAAGGAGGTTTGATCTGGACAAACCTGGTTAATGCTACAGATACTATTTATGTATCGAATAAAGATGTTTTTGCCATAGATACTATTTTTACGTGGCCATCGTCGATAACAAGCGTTATTGAAGTTCCAAATGGCGATTATAAAGTTTCTGTCAATTATTCTGATGGTTTTGGTGAGCATCACGTAAGCCAGTTTTTGTTTACAGTTGATAGTATCGGTAAATACCTGGGAAAAAAAAAGGTTTTCAGTCCAATGCCCTGGCCATTGATACACAAAATGAAAAATTGTGAGGAAGATATCATCGTTATCGGATCAAATGATTATCAGAGATTTTATATCAGCCGGCTTAAATCTTCCGGTGATACGATCTGGACCAGGCATTATCTAAATGGGTCTAATCCGGGTTATTTTAATACAATAACAAGGAGTTCCGATGGTAATTATGTGATGGCCGGCATGCTGGGCGATCTGGTTAATAGTTACATCGGGCTCTTTGCATTCACGCCGCAAGGTGATTATTTGTGGCACAGGTTCTACGCTTCAGGTGATTCACCATTGGCAGTAGATATCGCATCATGCGACGATGGTGGTTTTGCCGCAGGAGGATATGTTGGTGGTTTTAATGTCCCACAGGCATATTTTATTAAAACCGATGCCAACGGCCATATCAGCGGGCCGGGAATATTTGAAAATAATGCGACCGATAAATTGAAATTATACCCCAATCCTGCTTCCGGCCTGGTTTATCTTGAAACAGATCCGGATTACCAGAGTATTGAAATATTTGACCCAAGCGGAAGGTCGGTTTTTAAGCGCAACCTCAGCGGTCAGAAAGAGAATGTTGAAACCCTGGATTTAAATGGCTTTTTACAGGGGGTGTATCTTGTCAGGGTTTATTCAACCGGGGCTGTTTGTACCGAGAAATTGGTCATCTTCGGCCGTCCCTGA
- a CDS encoding DedA family protein codes for MGVTQFLAEHIMQFYETTGYVSVFIFMTLESMIFPVPSEAVLPPAGLLIAQGRFTFAGVIIASTLGSIVGSLLSYWIGVYGGRPFIERFGKYFLLDKKALQVGEKYFNKHGDWTIFVCRFIPVVRHLISIPAGFGRMNIWKFSLYTIIGAGMWNAFLTWAGVRWGQQGWDLMMKYGHTMDIIIIVLIVLAGAYFFWKHFRNRNKSQAT; via the coding sequence ATGGGAGTAACACAGTTTCTCGCCGAGCACATCATGCAGTTTTATGAAACAACCGGCTATGTGAGTGTTTTCATTTTTATGACCTTGGAGAGCATGATCTTTCCGGTTCCCAGTGAGGCCGTCCTTCCTCCGGCAGGATTGCTGATCGCCCAGGGAAGGTTCACTTTTGCCGGCGTAATTATTGCCAGCACTTTGGGAAGTATTGTCGGATCCCTTCTTTCATACTGGATTGGAGTATACGGCGGCAGGCCTTTTATTGAAAGGTTCGGAAAATATTTCCTGCTCGATAAGAAGGCGCTCCAGGTCGGCGAAAAATATTTTAATAAGCATGGCGACTGGACCATCTTCGTCTGCAGGTTCATTCCTGTAGTCCGCCACCTGATATCCATTCCGGCAGGTTTTGGCAGGATGAACATCTGGAAGTTTTCCCTTTATACTATAATCGGCGCCGGAATGTGGAATGCTTTTCTGACCTGGGCGGGTGTCAGATGGGGGCAACAAGGATGGGACCTGATGATGAAATACGGCCATACCATGGATATCATCATTATTGTGTTGATTGTCCTTGCAGGGGCTTATTTTTTCTGGAAACATTTCAGGAACAGAAATAAATCACAGGCGACATAA
- a CDS encoding SDR family NAD(P)-dependent oxidoreductase, protein MASLIITGANGNLGLAVVHRLLKDGYHILAASGHGGAGNLPHHEKLEIREVDLLNEEEARNFAKIVLQCNTDLQAAILLVGGFAMGKLADTGKADLDKMINLNFYTAYHLVRPLLSHFISRPQGGQFILVGSRPGLNAADGKDFFAYSMSKAMIFKLADFINAEGKDKSVTATVIVPSTIDTETNRKSMPGADFSKWVPAENIADAISFSLSDTGRMMRESVIKVYNRS, encoded by the coding sequence ATGGCATCACTTATCATTACAGGCGCAAACGGAAACCTCGGGCTCGCTGTAGTTCATCGTCTGCTGAAAGACGGATATCACATCCTGGCGGCTTCAGGCCATGGCGGAGCGGGAAATCTTCCCCATCATGAAAAGCTTGAAATCCGGGAAGTCGATTTATTGAATGAAGAAGAGGCTCGGAATTTTGCAAAAATCGTGTTGCAGTGCAATACTGACCTCCAGGCTGCCATATTACTGGTTGGCGGATTTGCAATGGGCAAGCTTGCAGATACAGGTAAAGCTGACCTGGATAAGATGATCAACCTGAACTTTTACACTGCCTATCATTTAGTCAGGCCATTGCTTTCACATTTCATTAGCCGTCCGCAAGGCGGGCAATTTATCCTGGTCGGGTCGCGCCCGGGCTTAAATGCCGCTGATGGTAAAGATTTCTTCGCTTATTCAATGAGCAAGGCCATGATCTTCAAGTTGGCAGATTTTATAAATGCAGAAGGTAAAGATAAAAGCGTAACGGCGACGGTTATTGTTCCCTCAACCATTGATACTGAGACAAACCGGAAATCCATGCCCGGAGCGGATTTTTCAAAGTGGGTCCCGGCTGAAAACATTGCTGATGCCATTTCCTTTTCATTATCTGATACGGGACGAATGATGCGGGAGAGTGTGATCAAGGTTTATAACAGATCTTAA